A region from the Cervus elaphus chromosome 10, mCerEla1.1, whole genome shotgun sequence genome encodes:
- the LOC122702065 gene encoding vesicle transport through interaction with t-SNAREs homolog 1B-like, with amino-acid sequence MATSAASSEHFEKLHEIFRGLHEDLRGVPERLLGTAGTEEKKKLIRDFDEKQQEANETLAEMEEELRYAPLSFRNPMMSKLRTYRKDLAKLHREVRSTPLTATPGARGDTKYGTYTVENEHMNRLQSQRTLLLQGTDSLNRATQSIEHQIGSEIIEELGEQHDQLERTKSRLVNTSENLSKSRKILRSMSRKVTTNKLLLSIVILLELAILGGLV; translated from the coding sequence ATGGCCACCTCTGCCGCCTCCTCGGAGCATTTCGAGAAACTGCACGAGATCTTCCGCGGCCTCCATGAAGACCTACGAGGGGTGCCGGAGCGGCTCCTGGGGACCGCAGGGACAGAAGAGAAGAAGAAGTTGATCAGAGATTTCGATGAAAAGCAACAGGAAGCAAATGAAACGCTGGCAGAGATGGAAGAGGAACTACGTTACGCTCCCCTATCTTTCCGTAACCCTATGATGTCTAAGCTTCGAACCTACCGAAAGGACCTTGCTAAACTCCATCGGGAAGTGAGAAGTACGCCTTTGACAGCCACTCCTGGGGCCCGAGGAGACACGAAATATGGTACATACACTGTGGAGAATGAGCATATGAATCGGCTACAGTCTCAAAGGACATTGCTTCTGCAAGGCACTGACAGCCTGAACCGGGCCACCCAGAGTATTGAGCACCAGATTGGCTCAGAAATCATAGAAGAGCTGGGGGAGCAACATGACCAGTTGGAACGTACCAAGAGTAGACTGGTAAATACAAGTGAAAACTTGAGCAAAAGTCGGAAGATTCTCCGCTCAATGTCCAGAAAAGTGACAACCAACAAGCTGCTGCTTTCCATCGTCATCTTACTGGAGCTAGCCATTCTGGGAGGCCTGGTTTAG
- the LOC122702070 gene encoding olfactory receptor 1F1-like, with translation MGEANQSRVSEFLLLGLSRQPQQQQLLFLLFLTMYLATVLGNLLILLAISMDSRLHIPMYFFLCNLSFVDTCFSSTTVPKVLANHVLGSQTISFSGCLTQMYFVFMFVDIDNFLLAVMAYDRFVAVCHPLHYSAKMTHQLCALLVTGSWIIASLNVLLHTLLMARLSFCADNAIPHFFCDVTPLLKLSCSDTHLNEVMILTEGALIMITPFVCILASYVLITCAVLRIPSTKGRWKAFSTCGSHLAVVSLFYGTIIAVYFNPLSSHSSEKDTAATVMYTVVTPMLNPFIYSLRNRDLKRALGKVVGRKMFSVSGENQN, from the coding sequence ATGGGAGAGGCGAACCAGTCGAGAGTCTCTGAgttcctcctcctggggctctccaggcagccccagcagcagcagctcctcttCCTGCTCTTCCTCACCATGTACCTGGCCACGGTCCTGGGAAACCTGCTCATCCTCCTGGCCATCAGCATGGACTCCCGCCTGCACatccccatgtacttcttcctctgcaACCTGTCCTTCGTGGacacctgcttctcctccacCACTGTCCCCAAGGTGCTGGCCAACCACGTACTTGGTAGCCAGaccatctctttctctgggtGTCTCACGCAGATGTACTTTGTTTTCATGTTCGTGGACATAGACAATTTCCTCCTggctgtgatggcctatgaccgttTTGTGGCTGTATGCCACCCCTTACACTATTCAGCGAAGATGACCCACCAGCTCTGTGCCCTGCTGGTCACTGGGTCGTGGATCATCGCCAGCTTGAATGTCCTGTTGCACACCCTGCTGATGGCTCGACTCTCCTTTTGTGCAGACAATGCCATCCCCCACTTCTTCTGTGATGTGACTCCCCTCCTCAAACTCTCCTGCTCTGACACACACCTCAATGAGGTGATGATTCTGACTGAGGGTGCCCTGATCATGATCACCCCCTTCGTTTGCATCCTGGCTTCATATGTCCTTATCACCTGTGCTGTCCTGAGGATCCCATCCACAAAGGGGAGATggaaagccttctccacctgtggctcccacctGGCTGTGGTTTCCCTCTTCTACGGCACCATCATTGCTGTGTATTTCAACCCTTTGTCCTCCCACTCGTCAGAGAAGGACACTGCAGCTACTGTGATGTACACAGTGGTGACCCCCATGCTGAATCCtttcatctacagcctgaggaacaggGACTTGAAAAGGGCTCTTGGAAAAGTGGTTGGCAGGAAAATGTTTTCTGTCTCAGGAGAGAATCAAAACTGA